In Oncorhynchus masou masou isolate Uvic2021 chromosome 31, UVic_Omas_1.1, whole genome shotgun sequence, the sequence catataaatgcttcagagttcaagtaacagacatcaacatcagctgttcggaggagactgtgtgaatcaggccttcatggtcaaattactgcaaagaaaccattactaaaggacaccaataagaagaaacttgcgtgggccaagaaacacaagcaatggacattagaccggtggatatctgtcctttggtctgttgagtccaaatttgaaagttttggttccaaccgccttgtctttgtgagatgcagagtaggtgaatggatgatctctgcatttgtagttcccaccatgaagcatggaagaggaggtgtgattgtgtggggtgctttgctggtgacactgtctaatttagaattcaaggcacacttaaccagcatgactaccacagcattctgcagcaaaacgccatcccacctggtttgcgcttagtgggactatcatttgtttttcaacaggaaaattacctaacacacctccaggctgtgtaagggctatttgaccaagaaggagagtgatggagcgctgcatcagatgacctggcctccacaatcacccgacctcaacccaattgagatggtataggatgagttggaccgcagagtgaaggaaaagcagctaataAGTGTTCaatatatgtgggaactccttcaagacggttggacaagcatttcaggtgaagctggttgaaagaatgccaagagtgtgcaaagctgtcaagacaaagggttgctactttaaagattctcaaatatattttgatttgtttaacacttttttggttactacatgattccatgtgttatttcataatgttgatgtattcattattattctacaatgttgaacatgataaaaaaagaaaaaccctggattgagtcggtgtccaaacttgactggtactgtatgtacagttgcATACATGTTATGTACAGTTTATGTACATGCAGACATTCTACGTGATAGCCTATGATGCCCCCCTGAACTGCACAGGACCCAATTGCTTGTTATGACAATACCACCCACTCAGTGTCCGAATCCACTAAGATGGTACATACACATTGATGTTGTGTGTTTGTCTCATCCCGCTCATGCTGCTTGTGTTGAGGATTCGGAGGTTTACAGCCCCTTGATTGTTTAATTAGATCATAGAGGATTGGTGAAAATCCTGTACCGACCTCTCCCCAAAGCAAAGCCTACCTGGATCAGCTTTACAGCTGACGAGGGGTGAGGCGAAGACCCATCAGCAAGTCAGTCAATGCAGTTACTGTCTATCAGAAAGCAGCTTACAATAGCCAAGCCCCTACGAGCTCAGACTCTCTTTGTTGGATACCCACCATTCAACAGGTAAGAGCTGGGTTACTTTAATTCTTGTGTATTCCTTTTATTTCTGATTAACATGGTCTGTTTAGAGTAGTCCGTTTTGGTTAGATAAATATTTTTAATCAGATGAATGTGCAATAATTAGAGCAACAATAgaatatggatttttttttttttacctttatttaaaacaggcaagtcagttaagaacaaattcttattttcaatgacggcctcggaacagtgggttaactgcctgttcaggggcagaacaacagatttgtaccttgtcagctcggggggttgaacttgcaaccttccggttactagtccaacgctctaaccactaggctactctgccacccCGTTGAAAATGTTGAGGATGTATGTGAAAGAGAAACTTGAATTGATGAGCCTACATTAATGGATTAGTCTACATTACTCATCTGCCAGTGATGCTCTAGCTGTCTAAATACCACATCTATTCCTGTTTTCCTACAAACCTTTTTTCTGCGTACATTTCACTTTCAAAGGCAAGATGGCTCGTGATATGTCTGATAAGGAAATCCTGCAAATGGAGCTGGCTCAGCTGAAGATTGAAGTTAGCACAACACGCACAGCTGTGAGTATCTCTTTACAATATTACATCATATCTGAAGTGAAATGTTACCAAAATCATAGAACATTTATCATGAAAGACGGCAGTATAACAGTGTTCTATTTGATTTAGATCGAGATAAATCGATACACGTTTCATAGAAAGATGATTACAAGGAGTGAAATAAACATTTGTAAGAatgtacagtgaaataatattTCACTGCACACAATCTCCATTTGTTTTTCCTGTTGTACTGCAGATGAATGTGAACATTTCATTTTTTATGTAACCACAAAACAAGCAAAGAAATCGTGGTGCATTCTCTTGCATGAGAAAAGTATTCTCATTCTTTTGCTCTTCACATCACCAGGTGTCAGTAAATTGCAAGGAGACAATGGAATGGGTGGAGGCCCAAACAGAGGGCGACCCACTCATAAAGGGCGTGTCAGATGACAAGAACCCCTACAAGGGAGACAAGGGAGGCTGCATTATAACCTAGAATACACAAACCCAGGGAAAAGAAGCCACACATTTTGATTTAATGAGAAACAGCGGAGGGCATTCAAACACATATGTAATCTGATatttggacagacagacagctcagaGACAAGGACAACTACAACATTTGTGGTGATATTGTATTGTTACAAGATGCCAGATTTCCCTTTTCACCATCTCTGGATATTTTCTGTTGATATCATTGTGTCTCTGTCAAATTGTAAATAAACACATCTAAGTGTGTAAGGCTGTTACCTATCTCATCTTGTGGTCTTATTCACTTTACTCTGCTAAATTAAAAGCACCTTCATTGTGATTAGTCTTCTTGCTGCTTGATGAAACTATAACAAATATTGGGGTATAGTAAGTATAATAATTGACATGTACACTATGTATGGAAAGTATAGTATTCACATTTAAACTTGAACGGTCTACGGGAGTCGAGACAGTATCACGATGAGACGATTGAATCTCACAGCAACAG encodes:
- the gngt2b gene encoding guanine nucleotide-binding protein G(I)/G(S)/G(O) subunit gamma-T2b, encoding MARDMSDKEILQMELAQLKIEVSTTRTAVSVNCKETMEWVEAQTEGDPLIKGVSDDKNPYKGDKGGCIIT